The window aaaatgtattatatgtatgtataatatattcatttttttttgtttgtatggtattatgaaataatacaatatGATCAATTTTATGATAAACTTATGAGGACGAGCCTTTTGATTACTTTTCTATTTCTATccttaaaaataaaataaggaaaaaaggataaagaaaaaaaaaataacaacTTGTTTAAGCACAtagtaaaaataagaaaaatttatatatatatatatatatatatatatatattatgtatatatttattattttattttttttgtaaatattgtaaaaatttttctttttttatgtattatatatttatataaaaaaagaatatttatatatatatgatggATAATAAAACTgaggaaaatatatttgaaaatatgacaagagaagaaaaagaagtTTTATTAGAAGCTAACACAAAAAGAGAATGGGAATCATATGGTCAGTGGTTAAAAAGAAAGGAGTTTTTATTAAAGATGttaaattattacaaaGAACATAATTTACAAATAGATGTAGAGAAATTTTGTAAAATGGGACATATGTATTACaatgtaaaatatttaagTTGTTCATATAATTCTGAGGTACTTgaagaaatgaaaaaatatgagGAAAGttaaaaatggaaaaaaataaaacaaaataaaacaaaataaagcaaaataaaacaaaataaagcaaaataaaacaaaataaaacaaaataaaacacgtatgtttatatatatatatatatatatatatatatatatatatatattaacgtttacatttttatatatttgatatatatgacctctttaattttgtgcatttgtatatatacttttattgtaaatataaatattcatattatattaatttattcatatatatatatatatatatatatatatatatatatttatatttttatatgttttgtaaatttataaaattttaaattataaacGTTTCAAgtcttataaaaaaaatttataagcatttcacataataattaaaccaataaataaataaataaataaataaataaatatatatatatatatatatatttgtactTATGTCATCATTAAAGCATTTTaagatgaagaaaaaaaaataataaaaaatatacaagCATACACACAgcaacatatatatatatatatatatatatatatatatatatatattgattaAGTGCTTTGGTTTGAGTTAAATTCCTTTATTTGGTTAAATTTCCTAGAGTTTACATCCAAGAGCTTATTAAATTTGTCTATCAATTCTTGAATGGTATAGACATGTTGATTATTTTGATCATCTCTATCTCTTAAAGTTACAGTGTTAGTTGTTAATTCCTTTTCACCAACAACTagaatataattaaattgTTTTAATTGCGCTTCTCTTATCTTTTTGTTTAATGTATTGACCGAGGTATCTACATCTACATcaaacatattattatgcaATGTTtcatatacataattagcataatcattatatttatcacTAATCGGTAAGACAATAGCTTGTCTTGGTGATAACCAGAAAGGTAATTTTCCAGCTGTATGTTCAATTAGTATAGCGACAAATCTTTCAACAGAACCTAAAATAGCTCTATGTATTATGATAGGTCTTTCGaatcctttttttaataatgcttcttcatttatattaggctttaaagaattattatcatgtatattattatgttctTTGTCTTCATTATGATTTTGTGGATCTTTAAAttctttcttttcattGTTATGAAGATCATCATGATTAAGACAATTATtgttatgtatattatcatcattgtcatgatttttttcatttttttcgttattattaacatattctttatttttatattgtaGATTAAATCGAACAGGTAATTGAAAGTCTAGTT of the Plasmodium reichenowi strain SY57 chromosome 11, whole genome shotgun sequence genome contains:
- a CDS encoding hypothetical protein (conserved Plasmodium protein, unknown function); amino-acid sequence: MDNKTEENIFENMTREEKEVLLEANTKREWESYGQWLKRKEFLLKMLNYYKEHNLQIDVEKFCKMGHMYYNVKYLSCSYNSEVLEEMKKYEES